The genomic interval CGACTTGCTCAAGCGTTATGGCGAACGCCCCGAAGTGGTCCACGCCGCGCTCGGCCATCACGACGATTTGCGGATCGAGAATCCGTACACCGTGCTGGTCGCCGCGGCCGACGCGTGCAGCGCTTCACGCCCCGGCGCTCGTCGCGAAACGTTGGAGCGCTACATCAAACGGATGGAAGAACTGGAAAAGATCGCCACCAGCTTCGGTGGCGTCGCCCAGGCGTTCGCGATTCAAGCCGGGCGCGAGTTGCGCGTACTGGTCCACGCCCATGAGACGACCGACGCGTCGGCCGCGAAGATCTGTCACGATATCGCCCGCGCGTTCGAGGAACAGTTAACCTATCCCGGCGAGATCAAGGTCACCGTGCTGCGGGAATCGCGTCACGTGGAAATTGCCAAGTAGTTTGCCCGCAGTGAACGTCCCAGCAACCCGGACTACCGCGCCGATCGCCGCCTGAGAATTTCGAGACATGCGCATCCTCCTCATCGGCGACATCGTGGGTAAACCGGGCCGGCAGATCGTGCAGCAGGCGCTGCGCGGATTGCGCGAAGAACGCCATTTAGATCTGATCATCGCCAACGCCGAAAACGCGGCCGGCGGTTCCGGACTTACGCCGGCGATCTACCGGGAATTGCTCGCCGCGGGCGTCGATGCCATCACGCTCGGCGACCACATCTACCGCCGGAACGAAATCATCTCGGTACTCGAAAAAGAATCGAACATCGTCAAGCCGGCAAATTTTCCTTCCGACGCGCCGGGCCGCGAGTTCGCCGTGGTGACCACGAAAGACGGCGAACAAGTAGCGGTGCTGAGCCTGCTCGGTCGCGTGTTCATGCGGCCGGTCGATTGCCCCTTCAAAGCGGCCGATCGCGTATTGGCGGCCATTCCGGCCGAGGTGAAAATTCGGATCGTCGATTTTCACGCCGAAGCCACCAGCGACAAGCAACTGCTCGGGCGCTATCTCGACGGCCGCGTGAGCGCGGTACTGGGAACGCACACGCACGTCCCGACGGCCGATGAATGCGTCTTGCCTGGCGGCACCGCCTTCCAGTGCGATGTCGGGATGACCGGCCCGTACGACAGCGTGCTCGGCCGCCGGTATGACCGAGTAATCGAAACCACGATCACGTTCAATCCCACGCATTTCGAAGTCGCCCAAGGCGATCCGCGGATCTGCGGCGCACTGGTTGAAGTCGACCCTGCCACGGGACGCGCCACCTCCATCGAGCGCGTCTGCGTACGGCAGGCGGACGCGACCCGACTGGCGGCGCTCAATCAGCCGGCCCGCGTGCTGGAACTTTAGAAGTGAAGTTCCAAACCAGCGTTCACGCCTTGGAGCCAATAGTTCGTCTCTTTGAACTCCATCTCCGGCTGGCCCGGGCCGAACAGCGTGCCGCCGACTTGCGTGGTGTTGACACGGAAATCGACCTGGTCGTCCGCTCGAACCACGTTGTTCCAGTAAATGAAGTTGTATCCCAAGAGCGCCGTCCAGCGGCAATTCAGCACATACCGGGCGTTGATATTGGCCTCCGGCACCACCGTGAACTTATCGCGCGAGAACTCACCGATATTCGTCGGTTGTGTCAATAAGCCGCCAGCCGTCGTGCTCGATCCGGCGCCCGGCACGGTGACCGTCGTGGAACCGTCGATGTTAATGTCCTGCGCCATGTTGCCGAGTGCGCACTTGCCGAGGAACGAGATCGTCCAGCGGTTTTTCTTGAAGTCGACCTGCATGCCCAGGTCGACGCCGTGGAACTCGTTGTTCGTGTCGATTTGATCGAACCCGGCGACCACAGTGCCGAGCGGTACGTTGCCGCCGACCGCGGTCGAGGTCAACATGTCGTCGATCCGTAGGTTGTCTTCGATCTTGGTGTAGCGATACCCGCCCAGGAAATCGACGTTGTGCTCGAACGAACGGGCCGCATTGGTGCGAAGCAAAATACCGGCGCCGGTCGTCTCAGTCTTGAAGTCGAAATCGAACTGCCCGTTCGCCACGTCCGGATGCGACAACAGTTGGGCAACATATTGCTGCACCGCTGGATCGGCGTTGAAGAACGGCCGCGCCAAGATCGGGAACCCGCCTTGCGAGGCGTTGCTGTAGGAAAGTGTTTCTTCGCCGAGTGCGAAGACATATCCCTCGATCCCTTGGCAATGCCCGTGATCGAGCCAGTAACCCGCGGTGAATCGCACGCCGCCGCGCAAGTCTTCGTCGTAGCTGTCGTCGCCGAATAAGACTTGCGTGCCTGGGTCGCCAAGCAACCCCGCCCGCGCAGCTCCCGTTCCGGCGGGTGAAGTCGTGACGAGCGCCGGCAGGTCGATGCCCTTGCCCCACCAGCCGATGTATTCACCGCGCACCCACCAGGGGAAATCGCGCTGCATTGGCAGGGAGGGTCCCGAGTCGTACATCGGCTCCTCGGCCATCATCTCCGACTCGTCCACCCAAGGGTTCTCCGACGCGGTTTCGTCGTAGTATCCCGATGGCTGGACTTGCTCGTCGTAGTATTCCGCGGGCTCGGCAGCCGCATCTTCATAGTGCGCCGCCAACTCCCCTTCGTCGTAATGGTCGTCGATGGGTTCGCGCGCTTCGACGGCCCGCGCGATGCGTTGCGGCTGCGACGATTGCGATTGTCGCACGACTCCGGCGCCCTGGCCGCGGCCGCTCGGCAACGGCCGCACGCCGTCAGGCTGTGCGATGCTCGGCACCTTCACGCGGCGCTGTTTCACGGGAGATGCCGGCGCGGGCTCGGCCGTCTCTTCCTTGGCGACTTGTCCCCGCCCGCTCGGGAGTGGGCGCACGCCGCGCGGTTTGGCGGTCTGAGCGACCGCGTGCGAAGACGAAACCCCGACCGCGACGGCGCAGACCGCCGCCCAGGCAAATACCCGTCGATTCATCGTTGCTCCCCCTCGGTGCCGCGACCGTGACCTCACGGCAGCTACGCGGCGTGTGTGTATTGCAGCACTTGAACAACACCCGTCCTACCCGGGACGCCGCGAGCCAATCTTCACGCGGGTGCGCCACGCCTGAATTCCAGACGTGCCGCACAAGTCCCTAATTGAGTTTGTCGGATGTATCGCTGGGGGGAATTAAAACGAAACTGCGGATCATAACGGTTTTTCAGATCGCAACGGTGCTGCCGGCGGGAAAATGCGGAGGCTAGGTTGCCTGGTTTTGCACCGTCCGAATGCTAAAGCGGGCCGCTGGCCGAATCCATCCGCCCGCCCGGCGGCACGCCGGGTTGGTGTTATTGGCAGATTCCTGCTGTTAGAATTGGGGCGATGGCGGCATTCCGCTCAAATTCAACGTGGAGTTACTCTATGCGTTTGGCTGTCCCGGTATTCACGCTTTGCGGTCTGTTGTTGGCCGGTTCGGCCTCCACCGTTCGGTCGGCGACGCCCGCCGACGGTTGGCCGACCTTTCGTGGAGCGGAGCGGACAGCTGTGGCGCCGGATACGGGGCTGCTCACCGCATGGCCGGAAGCCGGACCGGCCTTGGTTTGGGAATCTGCCGGAGCGGGTCGCGGCTATGCCAGCCTGGCCATTGCCGGCGGGCGGATCTACACGATGGGCGACGGCCCTTCGACCGCCGAAGACAAGGACGAGTACTTGCTCTGTTTCAATCTGGCGAACGGCCAGCAACTTTGGAAAACGAAAACCGGCGAAGCCTGGAATGAAGGCGATCCCTCGTGGCAGGGCTCGCGGAGCACACCGACGGTCGACGCGAATCGCATTTACGTACTGACCGCGCATGGCGTGCTGATCTGCGCGAACGACCGCGGCGACGAAGTCTGGCGCAAGGATTTGAAAGCCGAGTTCGGCGGCGACAAGGCCGACGGCTGGGGCTACAGCGAAGCGGTGCTGATCGACGGACATAAGCTCGTTTGCACCCCCGGCGCCGAAGCGAACACCATGGTCGCGCTCGACAAGTTGACCGGCGACGTGATCTGGTCGTGCTCCCGTCCGGAAGACCGCGGCGCCGGCCACGCGTCGATCGTGATTTCCGAGATCGGCGGCACGCGCGTTTACGTGCAAACCACGGGCAGCGGCGCGATGGGCGTCCGCGCTGAAGACGGCAAACTCCTCTGGACCTATGACATCGATCAAACCACGGCCGTGATTCCCACGCCGATCGTCCGCGGCGACCTCGTCTTCTTCGCCGCCGGCTACGGCCGCGGCGGCGCCCTACTGCGGCAAGTGGGCGATGTGGATGGTGCGGTCACGGTGGAGGAAATCTACGGGCTGAACAAAGAACTGGCCAACAAGCACGGCGGGATCGTGCTGGTGGGCGACTATCTCTACGGCGACTCGGACGACAAGGGCATTCCGTTTTGCGCGGAGCTGATGACCGGAAGCATCGTCTGGAAATCGCGCGGCACAGGGCGCAATTCGGCCAGCGTCGTCGCCGCGGACGGGCACATCTACGTGCGCTATGCCGACGGCACCATGACCTTGGTCCAAGCTTCGCCCGCCGCCTTCAAGGAAGTCGGCAGCTTCAAAGTTCCCGGGAGCGGACAGCGTCCCAGTTGGGCGCACCCGGTCATCTTCGACGGACGACTGTATCTGCGCGAAGACGACAAGCTGATGTGCTTTGAGTTGAAGCCGTAACCATCGCCGCCGAGTTGGGAGCGCTGGTCGATCCTCACTTAGGAAAAGGTGGGAATGCGCGCACTCTTGCGCCATTCCTGGACAATCGTTCTGCGCAGATTGCAACGGTCCTCGCCATGCGGAATTGTGGTTTCGCGAAGTGTGCCAATTGGCACCGGCCGTTTGAGGGATGACGTAGGGTACTCCCGGGGTAATTGACTGAGCCCCAAGCGTTCCTCCATTCCCCGCGGAAAGCGCCGACCGTGGCGCGGAGCTGAAACCATGAAGATTCGCACCCGATTGATCATCGCCCTGCTGGTGCCGTTGATCGCCGCCATGACCTTTGGCACCGCCGGCGTCTGGAGCAGTTGGCGGCACTCGCAGGAGATGAATCGCATCGTCACCCTGGCCGAGTTGTCCACGCGGATCAGCTCCCTGGTCCATGAAACACAAAAGGAACGCGGCACGACGGCCGGGTTTCTCGGCAACAAGAGCGACGAATTCCGCGCGCGCTTGCAGACGCAACGCACCGCCACGGATGGACAGCTTAAGCAGTTGAACGGGTTCCTCGCGACCATTTCCGCCGACGATTTCGGCGCCGAGTTCAGTGCCGAACTGACCAAGGCCCTAAAACCGCTCGACAAACTGACGGACGTGCGCAAACGCGTCTCCGCACTGGACATCCCCGCCCCCGAAGCGATTGGCTACTACACCGGCGCTAACACTAGTTTGTTAGACGTGATCGGCCGCGCGGCCACCGTAACGGGCGATGGTCCCATTGCCATTCGCATTGGCGCCTATACGAGCTT from Planctomycetia bacterium carries:
- a CDS encoding BBP7 family outer membrane beta-barrel protein, coding for MNRRVFAWAAVCAVAVGVSSSHAVAQTAKPRGVRPLPSGRGQVAKEETAEPAPASPVKQRRVKVPSIAQPDGVRPLPSGRGQGAGVVRQSQSSQPQRIARAVEAREPIDDHYDEGELAAHYEDAAAEPAEYYDEQVQPSGYYDETASENPWVDESEMMAEEPMYDSGPSLPMQRDFPWWVRGEYIGWWGKGIDLPALVTTSPAGTGAARAGLLGDPGTQVLFGDDSYDEDLRGGVRFTAGYWLDHGHCQGIEGYVFALGEETLSYSNASQGGFPILARPFFNADPAVQQYVAQLLSHPDVANGQFDFDFKTETTGAGILLRTNAARSFEHNVDFLGGYRYTKIEDNLRIDDMLTSTAVGGNVPLGTVVAGFDQIDTNNEFHGVDLGMQVDFKKNRWTISFLGKCALGNMAQDINIDGSTTVTVPGAGSSTTAGGLLTQPTNIGEFSRDKFTVVPEANINARYVLNCRWTALLGYNFIYWNNVVRADDQVDFRVNTTQVGGTLFGPGQPEMEFKETNYWLQGVNAGLELHF
- a CDS encoding TIGR00282 family metallophosphoesterase, with amino-acid sequence MRILLIGDIVGKPGRQIVQQALRGLREERHLDLIIANAENAAGGSGLTPAIYRELLAAGVDAITLGDHIYRRNEIISVLEKESNIVKPANFPSDAPGREFAVVTTKDGEQVAVLSLLGRVFMRPVDCPFKAADRVLAAIPAEVKIRIVDFHAEATSDKQLLGRYLDGRVSAVLGTHTHVPTADECVLPGGTAFQCDVGMTGPYDSVLGRRYDRVIETTITFNPTHFEVAQGDPRICGALVEVDPATGRATSIERVCVRQADATRLAALNQPARVLEL
- a CDS encoding PQQ-binding-like beta-propeller repeat protein gives rise to the protein MRLAVPVFTLCGLLLAGSASTVRSATPADGWPTFRGAERTAVAPDTGLLTAWPEAGPALVWESAGAGRGYASLAIAGGRIYTMGDGPSTAEDKDEYLLCFNLANGQQLWKTKTGEAWNEGDPSWQGSRSTPTVDANRIYVLTAHGVLICANDRGDEVWRKDLKAEFGGDKADGWGYSEAVLIDGHKLVCTPGAEANTMVALDKLTGDVIWSCSRPEDRGAGHASIVISEIGGTRVYVQTTGSGAMGVRAEDGKLLWTYDIDQTTAVIPTPIVRGDLVFFAAGYGRGGALLRQVGDVDGAVTVEEIYGLNKELANKHGGIVLVGDYLYGDSDDKGIPFCAELMTGSIVWKSRGTGRNSASVVAADGHIYVRYADGTMTLVQASPAAFKEVGSFKVPGSGQRPSWAHPVIFDGRLYLREDDKLMCFELKP